A window of the Bacteriovorax sp. PP10 genome harbors these coding sequences:
- a CDS encoding branched-chain amino acid ABC transporter ATP-binding protein/permease has product MKKAELTGTQRTIKILQLLLILVPFTLPLWASSEYYVHSILGRIFIYTILVVSLDLVVGYIGDISIGHAGLFAVGAYTMGILNSTAAANAGSTMHIFLEWPFLPSLIVAVIVTGFFGFLLGFPSLRTSGPYLAVTTIAYGLIIYTFINEQEGLTNGTKGIQMAPLNFFGIGFNDNKFIWIVYPFLLLVMYFKSNLSKSFWGRAFEAIKFSNIAAESSGISKVRFKLTAFIMSACIAGLAGALFTHLDSYIAPNTFSMDFSVLALMALIFGGVRSTFGNIIGMALVVILPDLFTWFKDYRLMVFGILLLLTLFFLPNGLAGLFRKHFPKLFEKPKPIFTASDRSKIEFKMEECKDGHTPLDLDQVEMRFGGLVAVNKLSLKVLPGTIHGLMGPNGSGKSTTVNVITGLYNQTTGVVNAFGKSIGKLKPHERAQMGIARTFQNLQLFGDLTVLENVQVGLHKHYKSSFFAVLLGLPSVGREEKEKQIEAYRLLEFVGLETLANEQAKNLAYGQSRRLEIARAMALKPKLILLDEPAAGLTTLEINEFNQIILKIKSAGIAVLLIEHHMDMMMKISDEITVLDFGKKIAEGKPRDVQANPEVVKAYLGAEGAINA; this is encoded by the coding sequence GCAGAACTCACAGGAACGCAAAGAACGATCAAAATTCTTCAGCTCCTTCTTATATTAGTACCATTCACTTTGCCTTTATGGGCCTCAAGTGAATATTACGTTCATAGTATTTTAGGCCGTATTTTTATTTATACTATTCTTGTTGTATCTCTCGATTTGGTTGTTGGATACATTGGAGATATCTCTATTGGTCACGCCGGGCTTTTTGCAGTCGGTGCATACACAATGGGGATTTTGAATTCAACAGCAGCAGCTAACGCTGGCTCAACAATGCACATCTTTTTAGAATGGCCTTTTTTGCCATCCTTAATCGTCGCCGTCATTGTCACAGGATTTTTTGGATTCCTTCTTGGATTTCCCTCACTCAGAACCAGCGGCCCATACCTTGCCGTAACAACTATTGCTTATGGACTTATCATTTATACTTTTATTAATGAGCAAGAAGGTCTGACGAATGGAACGAAGGGGATTCAGATGGCCCCATTAAATTTCTTTGGCATTGGATTCAACGACAATAAGTTTATCTGGATCGTGTATCCATTTTTACTTTTAGTTATGTATTTTAAAAGCAACCTTTCAAAAAGTTTTTGGGGACGCGCTTTTGAGGCCATTAAATTTAGTAATATCGCAGCGGAGAGTTCTGGGATTTCAAAAGTTCGTTTTAAACTAACAGCTTTTATCATGTCGGCCTGTATCGCTGGTCTTGCCGGAGCATTGTTCACTCATCTTGATAGCTACATTGCACCTAACACATTCAGCATGGACTTCTCAGTTCTTGCCTTAATGGCGCTTATCTTTGGTGGAGTAAGATCAACTTTTGGTAACATCATCGGGATGGCCTTAGTTGTAATTCTTCCGGATTTATTCACATGGTTTAAAGATTACCGCTTAATGGTTTTTGGGATTCTTCTTTTATTAACACTGTTTTTCCTTCCCAATGGATTAGCAGGATTATTTAGAAAGCATTTTCCAAAACTTTTTGAAAAGCCAAAACCAATCTTCACAGCAAGTGACAGATCGAAAATTGAATTCAAAATGGAAGAGTGTAAAGATGGGCACACTCCACTTGACCTCGACCAAGTAGAAATGCGCTTTGGTGGTCTGGTTGCCGTTAATAAGTTAAGTCTTAAAGTCCTTCCAGGAACAATCCATGGACTAATGGGGCCAAACGGTTCCGGTAAATCGACAACAGTAAACGTGATCACTGGTCTTTATAATCAAACGACGGGTGTTGTGAATGCATTTGGAAAATCAATTGGAAAACTTAAGCCTCATGAAAGAGCGCAAATGGGAATCGCCAGAACTTTCCAAAATCTTCAACTCTTCGGTGATTTGACTGTCCTGGAAAATGTTCAGGTTGGTTTACATAAACATTATAAGTCTTCTTTCTTTGCTGTGCTTTTGGGACTTCCATCAGTTGGCAGAGAAGAAAAAGAAAAACAAATTGAAGCTTATCGTTTATTAGAATTTGTTGGTCTGGAAACATTAGCAAATGAGCAGGCAAAAAATCTTGCTTACGGACAATCAAGAAGACTTGAAATTGCCCGTGCGATGGCATTAAAACCAAAACTAATTTTATTAGATGAGCCAGCAGCAGGTCTGACAACTCTTGAGATCAATGAGTTTAATCAGATCATTTTAAAAATTAAATCTGCCGGAATTGCCGTTCTTCTGATTGAACATCACATGGATATGATGATGAAGATTTCAGACGAGATTACAGTACTGGATTTCGGGAAAAAGATTGCAGAAGGTAAACCTCGCGATGTTCAGGCAAACCCTGAAGTTGTAAAAGCTTATCTTGGTGCTGAAGGAGCAATCAATGCTTAA
- a CDS encoding ABC transporter ATP-binding protein encodes MLKVNDVAVSYGGIKAVRGISIELKPGELVALIGSNGAGKTSLLKAISGQIEIDQGSIFIDGKDMKGISAHNRVKLGLAHCPEARKIFGNQSVMDNLLLGAFLRFKTEKRAAINETIEEVFTIFPKLKDRQNQQAGTMSGGEQQMLAIGRALMLKPKILILDEPSMGLAPVIIDEVFNVVAKIRDTRTCSILLVEQLAYRALQLADRAYVLEQGVVRIEGTGKELQNSPEVRSAYLGGH; translated from the coding sequence ATGCTTAAAGTTAATGACGTCGCTGTAAGTTACGGTGGTATTAAAGCGGTTAGAGGGATTTCAATTGAACTTAAGCCTGGAGAGCTAGTCGCTCTGATCGGGTCTAATGGTGCAGGAAAAACATCTCTTCTGAAAGCAATTTCAGGTCAGATTGAAATTGACCAAGGCTCTATCTTTATTGATGGAAAAGATATGAAAGGTATCAGCGCTCACAATCGTGTGAAGCTGGGACTTGCTCATTGTCCAGAAGCGAGAAAGATTTTTGGAAATCAAAGTGTCATGGACAACCTTTTATTAGGAGCATTCCTGCGCTTTAAAACTGAAAAGAGGGCCGCAATCAATGAAACTATTGAAGAAGTTTTTACTATTTTTCCAAAGCTAAAAGATCGTCAGAATCAACAAGCAGGAACGATGTCAGGTGGTGAGCAGCAAATGCTTGCAATCGGACGTGCACTCATGCTGAAACCAAAGATTCTTATTCTTGATGAGCCATCAATGGGGCTTGCTCCGGTTATTATCGATGAAGTTTTCAATGTTGTTGCAAAAATTAGAGATACAAGAACATGCTCGATTCTTTTAGTAGAGCAGCTTGCTTACAGAGCACTTCAGCTTGCTGATAGAGCTTATGTATTAGAACAAGGTGTAGTTCGTATTGAAGGGACAGGAAAGGAACTACAAAATAGTCCTGAAGTCCGTAGTGCTTACTTAGGTGGGCATTAA
- a CDS encoding NAD-dependent epimerase/dehydratase family protein encodes MIAVITGSTGLVGSLLLSKLLQDKATTQVISVTRKSLGLNNPKLKEVIVPDFANLMDHKDEMKGDIYFCALGTTIKTAGSKENFKKVDYDAVVNFGKVAEYHKAQSLTVVSANMANPKSAVFYNQIKGETEHALMDMQLNRLILLRPGLLIGERAEKRTGEKFAISLLDMLSPILPEKIEKTIATKIETLTTRMLKEGQNPAPKIKIINAVDI; translated from the coding sequence TTGATTGCCGTTATAACAGGTTCAACAGGGCTCGTAGGATCCCTGTTGCTCTCTAAGCTTTTACAAGACAAGGCCACAACTCAGGTGATTTCGGTTACCAGAAAATCTCTTGGCCTTAATAATCCCAAACTCAAAGAAGTGATCGTTCCCGACTTTGCCAATCTTATGGATCATAAAGATGAGATGAAAGGTGATATTTATTTTTGCGCTTTAGGCACAACAATAAAAACTGCTGGTAGCAAAGAGAATTTTAAAAAAGTAGATTACGATGCTGTCGTAAACTTCGGAAAAGTGGCCGAGTATCACAAAGCTCAATCTCTCACTGTGGTTTCTGCTAACATGGCCAATCCCAAATCTGCTGTGTTTTATAATCAAATCAAAGGTGAAACTGAACATGCATTGATGGATATGCAACTCAACCGTCTTATTCTTTTAAGACCTGGACTCCTGATAGGTGAACGTGCTGAAAAAAGAACCGGTGAAAAATTTGCTATTTCTCTTTTGGATATGCTTTCGCCGATTCTTCCAGAAAAGATTGAAAAAACCATCGCCACTAAAATAGAAACGCTAACGACCAGAATGTTAAAAGAAGGACAAAATCCTGCTCCTAAAATAAAAATAATAAACGCGGTTGATATTTAA
- a CDS encoding low temperature requirement protein A, translating into MAFVGKAHLLRVRDGHEAKVSNMELFFDLIYVFAVTQISHLLLGNLTELNALQSLVLWFGVWLAWQYTCWLTNWFDPDKVSMRLMLFTIMFIALLGAVALPHAFSNQNQAWVLGITFASLHFIRNVFVLLNLGAKHPLTPNYRRMFVWGTLTATFWVLGAMNLDVMMRLLFWALAVSCDYFSPMIGFPVPFLGRSNTKEWTVEGGHMAERCQLFVIVALGETLLISGATLSGAHHVDTPMLIAFFVSFISSVAMWWIYFDTSSKDGSHAITRSDDPGRIASYFGYVHVILIAGVIVSAVASELYLAHPPQKMDLTLVVVLISGPAIYLIGNIFYKRIIYNHYPLSHLVGLALLALLIPISFLTDLLMVGILTMLVLVMVAVWSSLKRKTLAPEGAKHHASS; encoded by the coding sequence ATGGCATTTGTCGGTAAGGCACATTTACTGCGCGTAAGAGATGGGCATGAGGCCAAAGTTTCGAACATGGAGCTTTTCTTCGACCTGATTTATGTCTTTGCTGTCACACAAATTTCACACTTACTTTTGGGCAATTTAACGGAATTGAATGCGTTACAGTCTTTGGTTCTATGGTTTGGAGTATGGCTCGCATGGCAATACACTTGTTGGCTAACCAATTGGTTTGATCCGGATAAAGTTTCAATGCGCTTGATGCTCTTTACAATTATGTTCATCGCACTTTTAGGCGCAGTTGCTCTTCCACATGCATTTAGTAATCAGAATCAAGCATGGGTCTTGGGGATAACATTTGCTTCGCTTCATTTTATAAGAAATGTTTTTGTTCTCCTTAATCTGGGAGCTAAGCATCCTTTGACTCCCAATTATAGAAGAATGTTTGTATGGGGCACACTCACTGCAACTTTTTGGGTCTTAGGAGCGATGAATCTTGATGTGATGATGCGTTTATTGTTTTGGGCACTCGCCGTGAGTTGTGATTACTTTTCTCCGATGATTGGTTTTCCTGTGCCATTTTTAGGAAGATCAAATACCAAAGAGTGGACAGTCGAAGGCGGGCATATGGCCGAACGCTGCCAGCTGTTTGTAATCGTCGCCCTTGGTGAAACACTTCTAATTTCCGGAGCGACTTTAAGTGGTGCTCATCATGTTGATACGCCAATGTTAATTGCTTTTTTTGTTTCATTTATTAGCAGTGTCGCGATGTGGTGGATTTATTTTGATACCAGCAGTAAAGATGGCTCACATGCCATCACAAGATCTGATGATCCGGGCAGAATCGCTTCTTACTTTGGTTATGTACACGTTATTTTAATTGCAGGAGTTATTGTTTCGGCAGTGGCATCTGAATTATACCTGGCCCATCCTCCGCAAAAGATGGATCTTACTCTCGTGGTTGTCTTAATCAGCGGCCCGGCGATTTATTTAATTGGAAATATTTTTTATAAAAGAATTATTTATAACCACTATCCCTTATCGCATTTAGTAGGGTTAGCACTTCTGGCGCTTCTTATCCCGATTTCTTTTCTGACTGATCTATTGATGGTTGGAATTTTAACGATGCTGGTTTTGGTTATGGTGGCGGTGTGGAGTAGTTTAAAAAGAAAGACACTCGCACCAGAGGGCGCTAAACATCATGCCTCTTCCTGA
- a CDS encoding class I SAM-dependent methyltransferase codes for MPHLPNVKFTQRQHREKEYYEKYFEQNKISGNIDFSPIDGVIHGTERRPWNSYWRTYEVPIISYRELTSKMKTEVNLLDFGCGPGDNALRFSRAGFKVTGFDICENNIESCKTLFKENNVEGHFIVSVAEELPFADESFEVVAGIDILHHVDIVKSIKEVRRVLKKGALAIFREPIEVPILDNLRNTTLVKMFIPNKPSFEKHITEDERKLNKVDLELIENFFPDITVERSLILSRLDKFVRSRKNTKASFLEKVDHTLCKYVPYYKNLGGAAVIIFRKRHDV; via the coding sequence ATGCCCCATTTACCAAACGTAAAGTTTACTCAACGGCAACATCGTGAAAAAGAATATTATGAAAAATATTTTGAACAAAATAAGATTTCGGGAAACATCGATTTCTCTCCTATTGATGGAGTGATTCATGGGACTGAACGAAGACCATGGAATAGCTACTGGCGTACCTATGAAGTACCCATCATTAGTTATCGTGAACTGACTTCAAAAATGAAAACAGAAGTGAACCTACTGGACTTTGGTTGTGGCCCAGGTGACAACGCTTTACGCTTTTCACGAGCAGGTTTTAAAGTAACGGGCTTTGATATTTGTGAGAATAATATTGAGTCTTGTAAAACACTCTTTAAAGAAAATAACGTCGAAGGACATTTTATTGTCAGTGTTGCTGAAGAACTTCCCTTTGCAGATGAAAGCTTTGAAGTGGTGGCCGGTATAGATATTCTTCATCATGTCGATATTGTAAAATCTATTAAAGAAGTCAGAAGAGTCTTAAAAAAAGGAGCTCTTGCTATTTTCAGAGAGCCAATTGAAGTTCCCATCCTGGATAATTTAAGAAACACCACTCTGGTAAAAATGTTTATTCCCAATAAACCTTCATTTGAAAAACATATTACAGAAGATGAACGTAAACTTAACAAAGTTGACCTAGAGCTCATTGAAAATTTCTTTCCGGATATAACAGTAGAAAGAAGCCTGATTTTATCAAGGCTGGATAAGTTCGTCAGAAGCCGCAAGAATACGAAGGCGAGCTTCCTTGAAAAAGTTGATCATACTTTATGCAAGTACGTTCCCTACTATAAGAACTTAGGAGGAGCTGCTGTTATTATTTTCAGGAAGAGGCATGATGTTTAG
- a CDS encoding MetQ/NlpA family ABC transporter substrate-binding protein: MKKFLVLSLMSLLSITPAMSATAEKVIGATVGDFADLSRESLKPLLEKKGYKIRIVEFTDYVQPNIALAEGSLDLNIFQHRPYLEQFAREKGLDLRPIAEVPTAPLGIYAGKLKSLAAVKDGSTVAMPNDPTNLARALLLLADLNWISLPKKIDPFKVSPLDIVKNPKNLKIVQLEAAQIPRSLQDVDYAIINGNYVVSSGMSLTSKLAPEKSNAYINWAVVRSKDAQSDFAKAVIEALNSKEFQAYAKNKFKGYKYPSTWK; encoded by the coding sequence ATGAAAAAGTTTTTAGTTTTATCTCTAATGAGTTTGCTTTCAATTACACCTGCGATGTCAGCGACAGCTGAGAAAGTGATCGGTGCAACAGTTGGTGATTTTGCCGATCTTTCTCGTGAGAGTCTAAAGCCTCTACTTGAAAAAAAGGGTTACAAGATTCGCATTGTTGAATTCACTGATTACGTTCAACCGAATATCGCTCTTGCAGAAGGGTCTCTGGATTTAAATATCTTCCAACACAGACCTTACCTTGAGCAGTTTGCCAGAGAAAAAGGTTTAGACCTAAGACCAATCGCTGAAGTTCCAACGGCACCGCTTGGAATTTATGCCGGTAAACTTAAATCACTGGCAGCAGTTAAAGATGGAAGTACGGTAGCAATGCCGAATGATCCAACGAACCTTGCGCGCGCTCTACTTTTACTTGCTGATTTAAACTGGATTAGTCTTCCGAAAAAGATCGATCCATTTAAAGTGTCTCCTTTGGACATCGTAAAGAATCCAAAGAACTTAAAAATTGTTCAACTTGAGGCCGCTCAAATCCCACGTTCTCTTCAGGATGTAGACTACGCCATCATTAATGGTAACTATGTTGTAAGTTCAGGAATGTCTCTTACAAGTAAACTTGCTCCTGAAAAAAGTAATGCTTATATTAATTGGGCCGTTGTGAGATCGAAAGACGCTCAAAGTGATTTTGCAAAAGCTGTTATTGAAGCACTTAACTCAAAAGAGTTTCAGGCCTATGCTAAAAATAAATTTAAAGGTTATAAGTATCCATCGACTTGGAAATAA
- a CDS encoding methionine ABC transporter permease, which produces MGNGNLTYLLPDLQKAILETLTMLGIGLTTSTLLGGLIGIYLYLWGQERLLKNSFLHFLVGGLVNIIRSFPFVILMIAAGPFARIVVGTTIGPIAATVPLSIAGTAYFARLVELALLDVPRGTIEAAQSMGATLPKIVFSVLLREARAGLILGFTTLSISYLSYSAAAGIIGGGGVGDLAIRYGYYRFQKDIMIVTVIGLVLFVQIIQMLGNTISRRLDKR; this is translated from the coding sequence ATGGGAAACGGAAACCTTACTTACCTTCTGCCTGATTTACAAAAAGCGATTCTTGAAACGCTCACTATGCTGGGAATTGGTCTAACCACTTCGACTTTGCTTGGTGGTCTGATTGGAATTTATCTCTACCTTTGGGGGCAAGAGCGTTTACTTAAAAACTCGTTCCTGCATTTTCTCGTTGGTGGATTAGTTAATATTATCCGCTCGTTTCCTTTTGTTATTTTAATGATTGCTGCAGGACCTTTTGCCAGAATCGTCGTTGGTACGACTATCGGCCCTATCGCTGCCACTGTTCCACTTTCAATTGCCGGAACTGCTTACTTTGCACGCTTAGTTGAATTGGCGCTTTTAGATGTTCCTAGAGGGACAATCGAAGCTGCACAATCAATGGGTGCCACTCTTCCTAAAATTGTTTTTAGTGTTTTACTAAGAGAGGCCCGCGCAGGCCTAATCCTGGGTTTTACTACTCTTAGTATCAGCTACCTTTCTTACTCAGCTGCTGCCGGAATTATCGGTGGAGGTGGTGTTGGTGACCTTGCTATTCGTTATGGTTACTACCGCTTTCAAAAAGATATTATGATCGTCACAGTTATAGGTCTGGTGCTTTTTGTTCAGATCATTCAAATGTTAGGCAATACTATTTCACGCCGCTTAGATAAACGTTAG
- a CDS encoding methionine ABC transporter ATP-binding protein produces MIVVESISKTYYAKNAETLALQNISFKVQEGEVYGLIGLSGAGKSTALRTINFLEVPDSGHIYFQGDDLVLKNKSEMRLVRQKMGMIFQHFNLLANKTVADNVALPLEIAGWNKADIKKRVIECLELVQLSNKKDAYPANLSGGQKQRVAIARAIANHPKLLLADEPTSALDPLTKGEIIDCLLDLNKKLNLTIIIATHEMKVVRKICNRVSIFKDGKIHETLDVHNGELNPTTEYGQALVREL; encoded by the coding sequence ATGATTGTTGTTGAATCTATTTCTAAAACTTATTATGCAAAAAATGCTGAAACCCTGGCATTGCAAAACATCAGCTTCAAAGTTCAAGAAGGTGAAGTTTATGGTTTGATCGGGTTATCTGGTGCCGGTAAATCAACTGCTCTTAGGACCATTAACTTTTTAGAAGTTCCCGACAGCGGCCATATTTATTTTCAAGGCGATGATCTCGTATTGAAAAATAAAAGTGAAATGCGCCTGGTTCGTCAAAAAATGGGAATGATCTTCCAGCATTTTAACTTACTGGCCAACAAGACCGTCGCTGATAATGTCGCTCTTCCCCTGGAGATTGCCGGCTGGAATAAGGCCGATATTAAAAAGCGTGTCATTGAGTGTCTTGAGTTAGTTCAGCTTTCAAATAAAAAAGATGCTTATCCTGCCAACCTTTCAGGTGGACAAAAACAGCGCGTGGCCATTGCCCGTGCAATTGCCAATCACCCTAAGCTTCTTTTAGCAGATGAGCCTACAAGTGCCCTTGATCCACTGACAAAAGGTGAAATCATCGACTGCTTACTTGACCTGAATAAAAAACTTAACCTGACTATTATTATCGCGACTCATGAAATGAAAGTGGTAAGAAAAATTTGTAACCGCGTTTCTATTTTTAAAGATGGAAAGATTCACGAGACACTTGATGTTCATAACGGAGAATTAAATCCGACGACTGAATACGGTCAAGCTTTAGTGAGGGAGTTGTAA
- the mgsA gene encoding methylglyoxal synthase, translated as MALPKKKTIALIAHDGKKAEMISFVKDNIEFFKKFELVATSTTGKLVAQTGLKVKRYLSGPVGGDAQITALVATEKCHAVIFMRDPLGMHPHEPDIYSLLRICDVHDVPLATNLSSAQLIVKGLAKNLLKE; from the coding sequence ATGGCACTTCCAAAAAAGAAAACAATTGCTCTTATTGCTCACGATGGAAAAAAAGCTGAGATGATCAGCTTCGTAAAAGATAATATCGAATTTTTTAAAAAGTTCGAACTTGTGGCCACTTCGACAACAGGAAAACTAGTCGCTCAAACTGGTTTAAAAGTTAAGCGCTACTTATCAGGGCCGGTTGGTGGTGACGCTCAAATTACAGCACTAGTAGCAACTGAAAAATGTCACGCGGTGATTTTTATGCGTGATCCATTGGGAATGCACCCTCATGAACCGGATATCTATTCGCTTCTTCGCATTTGTGATGTTCACGATGTTCCGTTAGCAACCAACCTTTCTTCAGCTCAGCTGATTGTTAAGGGACTGGCAAAAAATCTTTTAAAAGAATAA
- a CDS encoding cupredoxin domain-containing protein: MKILVLMIALVSTTLFAKDAPNEYKMTVTEKGFEPSSLKVKAGKPVILKITRKTNATCAREITVPSQKLRVDLPLDKEVTVKLASLQKGEVKFGCAMDLMIGGVMFAE, from the coding sequence ATGAAAATTTTAGTATTAATGATTGCTTTAGTCTCAACAACTCTTTTTGCTAAAGATGCACCTAATGAATACAAGATGACTGTTACAGAAAAAGGTTTCGAGCCAAGTTCTTTAAAAGTAAAAGCAGGGAAGCCTGTCATTTTAAAAATCACTCGTAAAACAAATGCAACATGTGCTCGTGAGATCACGGTGCCTTCACAAAAATTGAGAGTGGATTTACCTCTTGATAAGGAAGTGACTGTGAAGCTTGCCTCTCTTCAAAAAGGAGAAGTTAAATTTGGTTGCGCAATGGATTTAATGATTGGTGGAGTGATGTTCGCCGAATAA
- a CDS encoding chemotaxis protein CheW, translating into MTIIDTRNLYQMTGAGTTERTSDTKVLIFEKEGERFGLVVDALESILTIDQDKKFKVPTLVTQKVQSQFQNDIKEIISVAVGEKESALIILNIESVSERIRSAKAA; encoded by the coding sequence ATGACGATTATTGATACTAGAAATCTTTATCAAATGACAGGGGCCGGAACAACAGAGAGAACCAGCGATACAAAAGTTTTAATTTTCGAAAAAGAAGGTGAACGTTTTGGATTAGTGGTCGATGCACTGGAAAGTATTTTAACCATTGATCAGGATAAAAAATTTAAAGTGCCTACACTTGTCACTCAGAAAGTTCAAAGCCAGTTTCAAAATGATATTAAAGAAATCATCTCTGTTGCTGTCGGAGAAAAAGAAAGTGCACTGATTATTTTAAACATCGAATCAGTTTCAGAGAGAATCAGGTCAGCTAAGGCCGCTTAG
- a CDS encoding energy transducer TonB — protein sequence MPKISYSLAIAFAIHILILAGSTFLIDKAPLPFLIDPKSLINVQLGDGNGRQGRKTHFIPTQFHSGKSSEAQTGAAANENAVSEMKAASENGSGTGVGSGSGNGSSSYDFNASAVSYKDPTYPRLAIKRELQGSVKVRVSVSPEGRPSNIEILKSSGHDLLDRAAIDAISDWKFLPRSAPYFVEKNITFQLKN from the coding sequence ATGCCTAAGATTAGTTATTCGCTGGCGATTGCCTTTGCGATTCACATTCTCATTCTCGCTGGATCAACTTTTTTAATTGATAAGGCACCCTTGCCATTTTTAATTGACCCAAAAAGTTTGATTAATGTTCAGTTGGGAGATGGAAATGGACGTCAGGGAAGAAAGACTCATTTTATTCCAACTCAATTTCATTCGGGTAAAAGTTCTGAGGCCCAAACGGGAGCAGCGGCGAATGAAAATGCAGTTTCAGAAATGAAAGCTGCGTCAGAGAACGGGAGTGGGACGGGAGTTGGGTCAGGATCTGGAAATGGCAGTTCTAGTTATGATTTCAATGCCTCTGCTGTAAGTTACAAAGACCCAACTTATCCACGACTTGCCATTAAGCGTGAGTTGCAGGGAAGTGTTAAGGTGAGAGTGAGTGTCTCTCCTGAAGGAAGGCCTTCTAACATTGAGATTTTAAAAAGCAGCGGACATGATCTGCTTGATAGAGCGGCCATCGATGCCATTTCTGATTGGAAATTTCTTCCAAGGTCAGCTCCATATTTCGTCGAAAAAAATATCACCTTCCAACTTAAAAATTAA
- a CDS encoding SDR family NAD(P)-dependent oxidoreductase codes for MKNFAGKKILITGAASGIGKLMAEKLASRMATVIIVDINLEAATALANNIKNTGGRAHAVYADLSKIDSIKKCRNEVRDLGINIDILINNAGVVFGGEFEKQPLEKHLLTYKINVDGMVAMTHLFFDDLRKSKDSNIVNIASASGYIGLPYGTSYASSKWAVIGFSESLRLELIERDITNMHVTTVCPSYINTGMFSGVKAPLFLPWLKPETIVEKIIHGIEKDCAFIREPFMVKWVDLFKGLLPLRLFTAINKFLGVSTSMTNWKGRL; via the coding sequence ATGAAGAATTTTGCTGGCAAGAAGATACTTATCACCGGGGCTGCTTCAGGAATTGGAAAATTAATGGCCGAAAAACTTGCAAGTCGAATGGCCACGGTGATTATCGTGGACATTAACCTGGAAGCCGCCACAGCTTTAGCAAACAATATCAAAAATACAGGCGGAAGAGCGCACGCTGTCTACGCTGATCTTAGTAAAATTGATTCCATCAAAAAATGCAGAAACGAAGTTCGTGATTTAGGAATCAACATTGATATCTTAATCAACAACGCCGGAGTGGTGTTTGGTGGTGAGTTTGAAAAACAGCCATTAGAAAAACATTTACTCACTTATAAAATCAATGTTGATGGAATGGTCGCGATGACTCATTTATTCTTTGATGATCTAAGGAAAAGCAAAGACTCAAATATCGTTAATATCGCCAGTGCATCCGGGTATATTGGTCTTCCATATGGAACCTCATACGCTTCTTCGAAATGGGCAGTGATCGGTTTCTCGGAGTCTCTTAGACTAGAACTCATTGAACGTGACATTACTAATATGCACGTAACGACAGTTTGTCCTAGTTATATCAATACAGGAATGTTCTCCGGCGTAAAAGCTCCACTATTTCTGCCATGGTTAAAACCGGAAACCATCGTTGAAAAAATAATTCACGGGATTGAGAAAGACTGTGCATTTATCAGAGAACCTTTCATGGTAAAATGGGTAGACCTGTTTAAAGGACTACTACCACTAAGATTATTTACAGCTATTAATAAATTCCTGGGCGTCTCAACAAGTATGACGAACTGGAAAGGGAGATTATAG